The following proteins come from a genomic window of Triticum aestivum cultivar Chinese Spring chromosome 6A, IWGSC CS RefSeq v2.1, whole genome shotgun sequence:
- the LOC123131193 gene encoding uncharacterized protein yields the protein MPPRKKRGARPAAQQPPPSPPKPPGPDASVEEKLRWSADQEFVRRKAAIRAIQAAENESVLSRLHLVRSYMSKEQLETPALQFFQENLPNVSVVRNEEQGELELKWKDWDDLINGDQRDDKVSRASITSLATAAGFHFSGDSVQKNFIESTFDFNNFNWSELPESQTIGAPDSLQTPGAMSSRLSFGMTPKSVRQPKNGEMLLSVHGSPLGMYKEENLAAITESGNGSEEPPHDASGHQ from the exons ATGCCGCCGAGGAAGAAGCGGGGGGCTCGCCCCGCCGCCcagcagccgccgccgtcgccgcccaagCCGCCCGGCCCCGACGCGTCGGTGGAGGAGAAGCTGCGGTGGTCCGCCGACCAAGAGT TTGTACGTCGGAAAGCTGCCATCAGAGCTATTCAAGCAGCAGAGAATGAGAGCGTACTCTCCCGGCTGCATCTGGTGCGATCCTACATGTCCAAGGAGCAACTAGAAACACCAGCCTTGCAATTTTTTCAGGAGAACTTGCCCAACGTGTCAGTTGTACGGAACGAAGAGCAGGGTGAGCTTGAGTTGAAATGGAAAGACTGGGATGATCTCATAAATGGAGACCAGAGGGATGACAAGGTTTCACGAGCTTCGATCACGTCATTGGCAACTGCTGCTGGTTTTCATTTCTCAGGAGATTCAG TGCAGAAGAACTTCATCGAGAGCACTTTTGATTTTAACAACTTT AATTGGAGTGAGCTGCCCGAAAGCCAAACGATTGGAGCACCAGATTCTCTACAGACACCCGGG GCCATGAGTAGTCGGCTCTCTTTTGGCATGACACCAAAATCAGTAAGACAACCCAAGAATGGCGAGATGCTCTTATCCGTGCACGGGTCACCTCTTGGAATGTACAAAGAGGAAAATCTGGCAGCTATTACCG AATCTGGAAACGGAAGCGAAGAGCCGCCTCACGATGCCAGTGGCCATCAATAG